Proteins co-encoded in one Salarias fasciatus chromosome 4, fSalaFa1.1, whole genome shotgun sequence genomic window:
- the znf750 gene encoding zinc finger protein 750 — protein MEAAQERKPKRPHYIPRPPGKPFKYQCFQCPFTCNEKSHLFNHMKYNLCENSISLMSQKNGQTARQVKAVAKAALVKPKDCADASPAAQNNSPEKQEAAENKEDSPDDTEEVDVGRDSPANKDNESVAKSNTAKEGENRECDADKDLPRPSAFSPVTPNRDGADAFKPPVPHTEDSQNPGPAFNHPGFPWGPIPPPVPLKPLRSLMVSEYPPYLLPDRPLYPPYYLPGNPSMNEPNSSSYSPEFLKHQRAVITPSHTAPFPPYPYRYYHPLHPGAPLHYTLYRPHELPLPIAEPRYLPVDLYGPTHSAKDYELYVHSRPAEHHPQTSPQQDSHHGQSGDKATRLSPKEGCSALGSPDRPSQAHVIQRDAEAPQYTQLGETHTPPQQGHTAVPAVRSDPREEASVETSLQVDGGSNENRQYSSSVSESGAHARSQQDDVDSTDDPAPLNLSTRNHDHTKQADQALRGSDPERLEEDEAPLNLSLRASHSSPVRSPARSEAGNELEEELCDQRQTAALALCQLAIASSAAASLRPPSDAANTASAPAAKQSSRVRGACVKRARSGHADSKYHKPNKRVKAHGRALRKRPRCC, from the exons ATGGAAGCTGCTCAGGAACGCAAGCCCAAGAGGCCCCACTACATCCCCCGGCCGCCGGGCAAACCCTTCAAGTATCAGTGTTTCCAGTGTCCGTTCACCTGCAATGAGAAGTCCCACCTCTTCAACCACATGAAGTACAACCTGTGCGAAAACTCCATCTCTCTAATGTCGCAGAAGAACGGACAAACGGCTCGACAGGTCAAAGCTGTAGCTAAGGCGGCCTTGGTCAAGCCGAAGGACTGCGCAGACGCTTCCCCGGCAGCTCAGAACAACAGTCCAGAGAaacaagaagcagcagagaacaaAGAGGACAGCCCAGATGACACAGAAGAGGTGGATGTCGGGCGTGACAGTCCGGCGAATAAGGACAATGAGAGTGTGGCAAAATCAAATACAGCGAAGGAGGGCGAGAACAGGGAGTGTGACGCCGACAAGGATCTGCCGCGCCCGTCTGCCTTCTCCCCTGTCACACCCAACCGTGACGGAGCAGACGCCTTCAAGCCGCCGGTGCCGCACACAGAGGACTCGCAGAACCCCGGCCCCGCTTTCAACCATCCGGGCTTCCCCTGGGGCCCCATTCCACCACCCGTTCCCTTGAAGCCCCTCCGCTCTCTCATGGTGTCCGAGTACCCTCCGTATCTCCTGCCTGACCGACCGCTGTATCCGCCGTACTACCTCCCAGGAAACCCCTCCATGAACGAGCCGAACTCCTCTTCTTACTCCCCCGAGTTTCTGAAGCATCAGAGGGCAGTGATCACGCCGTCTCACACCGCCCCGTTTCCCCCGTACCCATACAGGTACTACCATCCTCTTCACCCAGGAGCCCCTCTGCATTACACGCTATACAGACCCCACGAGCTTCCCCTGCCAATTGCAGAACCTAGATATCTTCCTGTGGATTTGTACGGCCCAACCCACAGCGCTAAGGACTACGAGCTGTACGTGCATTCACGTCCCGCTGAGCACCACCCACAGACTTCTCCACAGCAAGACAGCCACCATGGGCAGAGTGGGGACAAAGCCACCAGGCTGAGCCCTAAAGAGGGCTGCTCCGCTCTGGGGTCTCCCGACAGACCCAGTCAAGCACACGTCATCCAGAGAGACGCAGAAGCCCCCCAGTACACCCAGCTGGGTGagacacacacccctcctcaaCAAGGACACACAGCGGTGCCAGCGGTCAGAAGTGACCCGAGAGAGGAGGCCTCTGTGGAAACCTCGCTGCAGGTGGATGGAGG GTCAAATGAGAACAGACAATACTCCTCGTCGGTTTCTGAATCAGGTGCTCATGCTCGATCACAACAAGACGACGTGGACAGCACAGACGACCCGGCCCCCCTCAACCTCTCAACAAGAAACCACGACCATACAAAACAAGCAGACCAGGCACTGAGGGGCTCTGACCcggagaggctggaggaggacgaggcgcCGCTGAACCTGAGCCTTCGAGCTTCTCACAGCAGCCCCGTGCGCAGCCCCGCCCGGAGCGAGGCAGGCaacgagctggaggaggaactgTGTGACCAGAGGCAAACCGCGGCTCTGGCACTCTGTCAGCTCGCCATCGCGAGCTCTGCGGCCGCTTCACTGCGGCCCCCGAGCGACGCTGCAAACACTGCCTCAGCGCCAGCCGccaagcagagcagcagggtcaGGGGAGCGTGCGTGAAAAGAGCACGTAGTGGTCACGCTGACAGTAAGTACCACAAACCGAACAAGAGGGTGAAAGCACACGGGAGGGCTCTGCGGAAGAGGCCTCGCTGCTGCTAG